One segment of Manihot esculenta cultivar AM560-2 chromosome 4, M.esculenta_v8, whole genome shotgun sequence DNA contains the following:
- the LOC110613002 gene encoding protein EARLY RESPONSIVE TO DEHYDRATION 15, whose protein sequence is MTLVAGQGSTLNPNAPLFIPAVYRQVEDFSPEWWELVKTSTWFRDFWLSQHPEGSFDGGASDDDDVVDLLPEKLDVGFDEEFANLEAQFEDLIMWNEEEKEWKQQPLNGVKMDVKGALKELSIPKSGKERRVKSPANPGKYQMKTAHCGSPKSTPRRIHQPR, encoded by the exons ATGACTTTAGTTGCGGGACAGGGATCCACACTAAATCCGAATGCTCCGCTCTTCATTCCGGCGGTGTACCGTCAAGTGGAGGATTTTTCTCCGGAGTGGTGGGAGCTGGTGAAAACTTCGACGTGGTTTCGTGACTTTTGGCTAAGCCAACATCCAGAGGGGAGTTTTGACGGCGGTGCTagcgatgatgatgatgttgtgGATTTGTTGCCGGAGAAGTTGGACGTGGGTTTTGATGAGGAGTTTGCTAATCTGGAAGCTCAGTTTGAGGATCTGATCATGTGGaatgaagaagagaaagagtgGAAGCAGCAACCTTTGAATG GGGTTAAAATGGATGTGAAAGGTGCGCTCAAGGAGCTGAGCATACCAAAATCTGGCAAGGAAAGGAGAGTGAAGTCTCCGGCGAATCCAGGCAAGTACCAAATGAAGACAGCCCATTGCGGGAGCCCAAAGTCTACCCCCCGACGCATTCACCAACCTCGTTGA
- the LOC110613264 gene encoding protein JINGUBANG yields the protein MNNPPMSQTNPSTPLLYAASSNLRLSFSCSCSTTTSSSEVSDDSPPTSFRFELQNVDYHHYPGKSLSGSYFFRPLALLSDHVGSVSCLALCGEFVLSASQGKDIIVWQQPDLNLFTKFGQGDGSVKALVTVGNKVFTAHQDSRIRVWKVSRSSENVFRLVDTLPTTKDYLGKFMKQSNYVQTRRHHKKLWIEHADSISCLTVYNGFIYSGSWDKTLKVWRISDLKCLESIKAHDDAINGLVACKGIVYSASADGKIKAWEKEGKGSHSLKGILQGHKDVSFNSVIVSEDGRWVYGGGSDGFVMGWEASGGFVSWKLVSETKAHQMAVLCMCLMGDFLCSGSADKSISIWKREAYGKLCKIGVICGHEGPVKCLQASPNSVGGGFLLYSGGLDKSVRVWWVPKHCKKIQDASTMQSSEENQ from the coding sequence ATGAATAATCCTCCTATGTCACAAACCAATCCTTCAACCCCATTACTCTATGCAGCTAGCAGTAATCTTAGACTTAGCTTTAGTTGCAGCTGCAGCACCACCACCTCCAGCAGTGAAGTTAGTGATGATAGCCCACCAACATCCTTCCGTTTTGAGCTCCAAAATGTCGATTACCATCATTATCCAGGCAAATCTTTATCCGGGTCTTACTTCTTTCGCCCTCTCGCACTACTTTCTGACCATGTCGGATCTGTTTCTTGCTTGGCTTTGTGTGGTGAATTCGTCTTGAGTGCTTCACAAGGGAAGGATATTATAGTTTGGCAGCAGCCTGATTTGAATCTCTTCACCAAGTTTGGACAAGGGGATGGTTCTGTTAAGGCTTTAGTAACAGTTGGGAACAAGGTCTTTACTGCACATCAAGATAGCAGGATTAGAGTATGGAAGGTGTCAAGAAGCTCAGAGAAtgtgtttaggcttgttgacaCGCTTCCTACTACAAAGGATTACTTGGGGAAGTTCATGAAGCAGAGTAATTATGTGCAGACTAGGCGGCACCATAAGAAATTATGGATTGAACATGCAGATAGTATTTCTTGTTTAACTGTTTATAATGGGTTTATTTATTCTGGTTCTTGGGATAAGACTCTTAAGGTGTGGAGGATATCAGATTTGAAGTGCCTGGAGTCAATTAAGGCTCATGATGATGCTATAAATGGATTGGTGGCTTGTAAAGGGATTGTTTATTCAGCATCAGCAGATGGGAAGATAAAAGCTTGGGAAAAAGAGGGAAAGGGATCTCATTCTTTGAAGGGGATTTTGCAGGGCCATAAAGATGTTTCTTTTAATTCAGTTATTGTTTCAGAAGATGGGAGATGGGTGTATGGAGGGGGCTCAGATGGGTTTGTGATGGGGTGGGAAGCTAGTGGTGGTTTTGTGAGTTGGAAGTTGGTGTCTGAGACGAAAGCACATCAAATGGCAGTTTTGTGTATGTGTTTAATGGGGGATTTTCTGTGTAGTGGATCAGCTGATAAGAGCATTAGCATATGGAAGAGAGAGGCTTATGGTAAGCTTTGTAAAATTGGTGTCATATGTGGCCATGAAGGGCCAGTCAAGTGTTTGCAAGCATCACCTAATAGTGTTGGAGGTGGGTTCTTGCTCTATAGTGGTGGCCTTGACAAGAGTGTGAGAGTGTGGTGGGTGCCCAAGCATTGCAAGAAGATCCAAGACGCCTCcacaatgcagagttcagaggAAAATCAATGA